A segment of the Streptomyces sp. ITFR-21 genome:
GTGACGGGGACGGGAACCACCGAGCGGAAGAGAGTGGGGGCAGGGCGTAAAACGCTGAGTGCCTCGCCCGGTGGGACGAGGCACTCAGCGTATCGGAGGATACGCAGAACTACGCGGCACCGAACTCTCCAGCCGTGACGCCGCACACGAACGCAGTCCATGCTTCCTGCGAGAACACGAGAGCCGGGCCAGCCGGGTCCTTGCTGTCGCGCGT
Coding sequences within it:
- a CDS encoding DUF397 domain-containing protein; its protein translation is MNIAVDLNGAQWRKSTYSGMENNCLEVAPVEGHVATRDSKDPAGPALVFSQEAWTAFVCGVTAGEFGAA